From Mustela nigripes isolate SB6536 chromosome 13, MUSNIG.SB6536, whole genome shotgun sequence, one genomic window encodes:
- the PSMB11 gene encoding proteasome subunit beta type-11: MALQDVCKWQAPDTWGLLPHLPQASGWAVPPGCDPQTFLRTHGPRLAHGTTTLAFRFRHGVIAAADTRASCGSYVQCPASRKILPVHRHLLGTTSGTSADCATWYRVLRRELRLRALREGRLPSVAGSARLLSALMSCYRGLDLCVATALCGWDRSGPALFYVDSDGTRLQGNIFSVGSGSPYAYGVLDRGYRYDMSPQEAYALARRAVTHATHRDAYSGGSVDLFHVRESGWEYVSRSDACVLYWELQKLPEPEKEEEEEEVRQDQAEPATLHRDSRLAAETEML, encoded by the coding sequence ATGGCTCTGCAGGATGTGTGTAAGTGGCAGGCCCCGGACACCTGGGGACTGTTGCCTCACCTGCCTCAGGCCAGCGGCTGGGCCGTGCCCCCAGGTTGTGACCCTCAAACCTTCCTGCGGACGCATGGCCCCAGGCTGGCCCACGGCACCACCACCTTGGCCTTCCGCTTCCGGCACGGAGTCATCGCCGCTGCGGACACCCGGGCGTCCTGTGGTAGCTACGTGCAGTGCCCGGCCTCGCGCAAGATCCTCCCGGTGCACCGTCACCTGCTGGGCACCACATCCGGCACGTCTGCAGACTGTGCCACGTGGTACCGCGTGTTGCGGCGGGAACTGCGGCTGCGCGCCCTGAGGGAGGGGCGGCTGCCCAGCGTGGCCGGGTCCGCCAGACTCCTGTCGGCCCTGATGTCCTGCTACCGAGGGTTGGATCTATGCGTGGCCACCGCGCTGTGTGGCTGGGACCGCTCGGGCCCTGCCCTCTTCTATGTGGACAGTGACGGCACCCGCCTGCAGGGGAACATCTTCTCGGTGGGCTCTGGATCTCCTTACGCCTATGGCGTGCTCGACCGCGGCTACCGCTACGACATGAGCCCCCAGGAAGCCTATGCCCTGGCTCGCCGCGCCGTGACCCACGCCACCCACCGCGATGCCTACTCAGGGGGCTCTGTAGACCTTTTCCATGTGCGGGAAAGCGGATGGGAGTATGTGTCGCGCAGCGATGCCTGTGTGCTGTACTGGGAACTGCAGAAGCTTCCGgagccagagaaggaggaggaggaggaggaggtccgCCAGGACCAGGCTGAGCCTGCCACCCTGCACAGAGACTCCAGGCTGGCCGCAGAGACTGAGATGCTGTGA